A window of Marispirochaeta aestuarii contains these coding sequences:
- a CDS encoding GntR family transcriptional regulator yields the protein MENKNTKTTRHEIYTTLFNRIIQNEYPEDTWLREDLLAREFNVSRSPVRSVLQNLEQDHLIEILPKRGARIFPFTADDLEDIYELRRELESLALRRAANSLSIQKLLEMKALILGLKDSLDFQEHARVDGYFHSYLIQSSGRRRLIRMLDQLYRLTQTFWELSLRQQFSKDVTIQEHIELIDALCIRDIEKASELLTRHIENSKIRVLTLVIQGNMVQESQVKN from the coding sequence ATGGAAAACAAGAATACTAAAACGACTCGGCATGAAATTTACACCACCCTTTTCAACAGGATAATACAAAACGAATATCCTGAAGATACCTGGTTGCGGGAGGACCTCCTGGCCCGGGAGTTCAATGTCAGCAGATCCCCGGTGCGCAGTGTACTGCAGAATCTCGAACAGGACCACCTGATAGAGATTCTTCCCAAGAGGGGAGCCCGTATTTTTCCCTTTACCGCGGACGATCTCGAGGATATTTACGAACTGCGCAGGGAACTCGAGTCTCTGGCCCTGCGAAGGGCGGCAAACTCTCTGAGCATACAGAAGCTGCTTGAAATGAAGGCCCTTATCCTGGGGTTGAAGGACAGTCTCGACTTCCAGGAGCATGCACGGGTGGACGGGTATTTTCACTCCTATCTTATTCAATCCAGCGGCAGGCGGCGGCTTATCCGTATGCTGGATCAGCTGTACCGGCTTACCCAGACCTTCTGGGAGCTGAGCCTGAGGCAGCAGTTTTCCAAGGATGTCACTATCCAGGAGCATATAGAGCTGATAGACGCCCTCTGTATCCGGGATATCGAGAAAGCCTCGGAACTGCTTACCCGGCATATCGAGAACAGTAAAATCCGGGTCCTCACCCTGGTAATCCAGGGGAATATGGTCCAGGAGTCCCAGGTTAAGAACTAG
- a CDS encoding DctP family TRAP transporter solute-binding subunit, translated as MQGKKWLGKLSISLLVVLSLLAVSCAKEEPAQAAAPAAPAESQQAASSEAIPDMIDMTMPSSTVTLRLAYDDPTLWPKQANVPDPEHAQALLFKDYVESQTGGAVKIDLYGAGQLGTYRETLEMVQQGSMDINIGTGSLGSFFDPFQIFTIPYLFSSDDIAVGYFERSEWWADLMDQMEDETGMKYLGMGQNGWRNFTNNVREIRKPEDLKGIKFRVMQSPVYVKMIESMGGSAVPIAWNELYTALQTGVVDGEENPISSIALGKLQEVQKYLTMDGHVWSENVMVMNAAKFNDMPVGVQQILVQGGMLAARANNVAERMVSNIVKFEEVAKQMQVYFPTAGEKAEFRKVSQPAVIEYLEGELGEDMVNGFLTSVQQMEAELGWRR; from the coding sequence ATGCAAGGAAAAAAATGGCTAGGTAAACTTTCCATTTCTCTCTTGGTAGTGTTGTCTCTTCTTGCCGTTTCATGCGCCAAAGAAGAGCCTGCCCAGGCTGCAGCCCCCGCGGCTCCCGCCGAATCTCAGCAGGCAGCATCCTCTGAGGCCATCCCCGACATGATCGATATGACCATGCCTTCGAGTACGGTTACCCTCAGACTGGCTTACGATGACCCCACCCTCTGGCCCAAGCAGGCAAATGTTCCCGACCCCGAGCATGCTCAGGCACTGCTCTTCAAGGACTACGTGGAAAGCCAGACCGGCGGAGCTGTCAAGATTGACCTCTACGGTGCCGGCCAGCTCGGAACCTACCGGGAAACCCTGGAAATGGTTCAGCAGGGCTCCATGGACATCAACATTGGTACCGGATCTCTCGGTTCTTTCTTTGATCCCTTCCAGATCTTCACCATCCCCTACCTCTTCAGCTCAGACGACATCGCCGTCGGCTACTTCGAGCGGAGCGAATGGTGGGCAGACCTGATGGATCAGATGGAAGACGAAACCGGCATGAAGTACCTCGGTATGGGTCAGAACGGCTGGAGAAACTTCACCAACAACGTACGTGAAATCCGCAAACCCGAAGACCTCAAGGGCATCAAGTTCCGCGTTATGCAGAGCCCCGTATACGTGAAGATGATCGAGTCCATGGGCGGAAGCGCTGTTCCCATCGCCTGGAACGAGCTCTACACCGCACTGCAGACCGGTGTTGTTGACGGCGAAGAGAACCCCATCTCCTCCATCGCCCTGGGTAAACTCCAGGAAGTTCAGAAATACCTGACCATGGACGGCCACGTATGGTCCGAAAACGTCATGGTTATGAACGCTGCGAAGTTCAACGACATGCCCGTAGGCGTTCAGCAGATCCTGGTTCAGGGCGGAATGCTGGCAGCTCGTGCCAACAACGTTGCAGAGAGAATGGTATCCAATATCGTCAAGTTCGAAGAAGTTGCCAAGCAGATGCAGGTTTACTTCCCCACCGCCGGCGAAAAGGCTGAATTCCGCAAGGTTTCCCAGCCCGCGGTTATCGAATACCTGGAAGGCGAGCTTGGAGAAGACATGGTTAACGGCTTCCTGACCAGTGTTCAGCAGATGGAAGCAGAACTCGGTTGGAGACGCTAA
- a CDS encoding TRAP transporter small permease, with translation MVKYLKQASDIVHVVTKWWLFVYVLSVTILAIVGVFFRAIGNSLSWNEELMRWILIGIGYIGAAVALKERSHIGIEFFITRMKPKLRKFSIILGYLTIVLFLLVVLIYGYKSADVAWRQKGSILRVPMYWVKLNLPLGSLFMLVHMTYFTVGFFKEKGDDREYLLSGGHDF, from the coding sequence ATGGTAAAATATCTGAAACAAGCCAGTGACATTGTGCATGTGGTCACCAAGTGGTGGCTCTTTGTCTATGTCCTGTCCGTAACTATTCTGGCGATTGTCGGCGTCTTCTTCCGCGCCATCGGGAACTCCCTCTCGTGGAACGAGGAACTTATGCGCTGGATACTCATCGGTATCGGTTACATCGGAGCTGCGGTGGCCCTCAAGGAACGGAGCCACATAGGCATTGAGTTTTTCATTACCCGGATGAAGCCCAAACTCCGCAAGTTCTCCATTATCCTCGGATACCTTACAATCGTCCTTTTTCTGCTTGTTGTACTTATTTACGGTTACAAATCCGCAGACGTCGCCTGGCGACAGAAGGGGTCGATTCTGCGAGTTCCCATGTACTGGGTTAAACTAAACCTGCCCCTGGGCTCACTGTTCATGCTCGTTCACATGACCTACTTCACCGTCGGTTTCTTTAAGGAGAAAGGCGATGACCGTGAGTACCTGCTGAGCGGCGGACACGACTTTTAA
- a CDS encoding TRAP transporter large permease — MNIAVYTMVFLFVILLVIGVPIAFVLGLVPLIYLLFFKGLPLIAIASKLYGGIDNYVLLALPFFILAGNIMNNTGITKDLVNFARLLVGRVRGALAQVNIVVSIAFAGLTGAAVADTAAIGSILIPAMKEEGYSAEYSAAVTTASSVIGPIIPPSIIMVIYASVTGESVGALFMGGFLPGLAVALSLMILAYIYAIRLNHPKRTERISAKEAFYIIRRSVLAMMVPLIIIGGILTGVFTPTEAAAVACLYAFLVGVFYYKTLTVKNMIDSLIDAGRVSATILLIISASQLFSMVLTIEKIPEHIAEVMTSVITNKYVFLLVVNVLFFFMGMVMEISASVIMLTPILLPLAMEYGVHPLHFALIMLVNLNIGLTTPPVGVCLFTAVPIAKCSVEKMVPKVMPFVIAEMIAVLFITYVPEITLFLPRLTGFIE; from the coding sequence ATGAATATTGCAGTATACACAATGGTTTTCCTTTTTGTAATTCTTCTTGTAATAGGCGTACCCATCGCCTTTGTACTGGGTCTGGTACCCCTTATCTACCTCCTCTTCTTCAAAGGTCTTCCCCTTATAGCCATTGCCTCGAAACTCTACGGAGGGATCGATAACTACGTTCTGTTGGCCCTGCCCTTCTTTATCCTCGCCGGTAACATAATGAACAACACGGGAATAACGAAGGACCTGGTCAACTTTGCGCGTCTTCTGGTCGGTCGTGTCCGGGGTGCCCTGGCGCAGGTAAATATCGTCGTCAGTATCGCCTTTGCGGGTCTCACCGGAGCGGCTGTTGCGGACACCGCGGCCATCGGCTCCATTCTGATTCCCGCCATGAAGGAAGAGGGCTATTCCGCAGAATACTCTGCGGCTGTTACCACGGCCTCCTCGGTTATCGGACCGATCATTCCCCCCAGCATAATCATGGTAATTTATGCCTCGGTTACCGGAGAATCCGTAGGAGCCCTGTTCATGGGCGGCTTCCTCCCCGGTCTCGCGGTGGCCCTCTCCCTGATGATCCTGGCCTATATTTACGCCATCAGGCTGAACCATCCGAAGCGGACAGAACGGATCAGCGCCAAAGAAGCCTTCTACATAATCCGTCGATCCGTTCTTGCAATGATGGTCCCCCTTATAATCATCGGTGGTATTCTTACCGGTGTCTTTACCCCCACGGAAGCTGCAGCTGTTGCCTGTCTCTACGCTTTTCTGGTAGGCGTGTTCTATTACAAAACCCTTACCGTGAAGAACATGATCGACAGCCTCATTGACGCAGGCCGGGTTTCTGCAACCATCCTGCTGATCATCTCCGCAAGCCAGCTCTTCAGCATGGTACTGACCATCGAGAAGATCCCCGAGCATATTGCCGAGGTGATGACCTCCGTCATTACCAACAAGTATGTCTTCCTGCTGGTTGTCAACGTGCTGTTCTTCTTTATGGGAATGGTTATGGAGATATCCGCCAGCGTTATCATGCTCACCCCCATCCTGCTGCCTCTGGCCATGGAATACGGTGTACATCCCCTGCACTTTGCCCTGATCATGCTGGTCAACCTGAATATCGGCCTTACCACGCCGCCTGTTGGGGTATGTCTCTTTACGGCTGTGCCGATTGCCAAGTGTTCCGTGGAAAAGATGGTCCCCAAGGTAATGCCCTTTGTAATCGCCGAGATGATCGCTGTTCTGTTTATTACCTATGTTCCGGAGATCACCCTCTTCCTGCCGAGACTCACGGGCTTTATCGAATAG
- a CDS encoding nickel pincer cofactor-dependent isomerase, group 22, producing MSTNLRESVWDRNGVVQRMIGGTPLPRMVKVRQKLNDDVLEDIPGEIKKQINQQKIAGTIKPGMTVAVTCGSRGIANIALIIRETVAALKELGAKPFVFPAMGSHGGGTAEGQREMIEGFGVTEEYVGAPIKASMEVVQVATLEDGRPVYIDKYASEADGIVLVGRIKAHTAFRGPYESGMLKMMAIGVAKHQGAEACHSQGFRKMAENVVAYGMAILKNANILFGLSIIENAHDETNRIIALTPEEIPEEEPKLLKEAKEKMARIFFDKLDIMVVDEIGKNHSGDGMDPNITGSYCTEFASGPPRVEEYVVLNLSEATHGNCIGIGMANYTTRKVFDQADFDAGYPNALTARVAITVRMPMVLKTDRLAIQAAMYVRTGNGVDNPRVLRIRNSSHVDEIWISESMLDEAKKNPDIEILEDPKEMEFDAEGNLL from the coding sequence ATGAGTACTAATCTGCGCGAAAGTGTCTGGGATCGGAATGGTGTTGTCCAACGAATGATTGGCGGTACCCCGCTTCCAAGGATGGTCAAGGTCCGTCAGAAACTGAATGACGACGTACTGGAAGATATTCCAGGGGAAATAAAGAAGCAGATAAACCAGCAGAAGATCGCGGGAACCATAAAACCGGGAATGACCGTTGCGGTTACCTGCGGCAGCCGCGGTATTGCCAATATCGCCCTGATCATCAGGGAGACCGTTGCGGCCCTTAAAGAACTGGGCGCAAAACCCTTTGTCTTCCCCGCCATGGGGAGCCACGGCGGCGGAACCGCGGAAGGTCAACGGGAAATGATCGAAGGTTTCGGCGTTACCGAGGAATATGTGGGAGCCCCGATAAAGGCCTCCATGGAGGTCGTGCAGGTGGCCACCCTTGAGGACGGGCGCCCTGTTTATATTGACAAGTATGCCTCGGAGGCTGACGGCATAGTCCTGGTGGGAAGAATAAAAGCCCATACGGCTTTCAGGGGGCCCTACGAGAGCGGCATGCTCAAGATGATGGCTATTGGAGTTGCCAAGCACCAGGGGGCCGAGGCCTGTCACAGCCAGGGTTTCCGCAAGATGGCGGAGAATGTTGTAGCCTACGGAATGGCTATTCTGAAGAATGCCAATATTCTCTTCGGGCTCTCCATCATCGAGAATGCCCATGACGAGACCAACCGCATTATCGCCCTTACCCCAGAAGAGATCCCCGAGGAGGAGCCGAAGCTTCTTAAGGAAGCCAAGGAAAAGATGGCGCGGATCTTTTTTGACAAGCTCGACATCATGGTGGTGGATGAGATAGGAAAGAACCATTCCGGAGACGGTATGGATCCCAATATTACGGGAAGTTACTGTACCGAGTTTGCCTCGGGTCCCCCCAGGGTGGAGGAGTATGTAGTACTGAACCTTTCCGAGGCAACCCACGGTAACTGTATCGGAATAGGCATGGCCAATTACACAACCAGGAAGGTTTTTGATCAGGCGGACTTCGATGCGGGCTATCCCAACGCCCTGACCGCCAGAGTTGCCATAACCGTCCGTATGCCCATGGTACTGAAAACCGACCGTCTCGCCATTCAGGCCGCCATGTATGTGCGCACGGGTAACGGTGTGGACAATCCCAGAGTCTTGAGAATACGGAACTCCTCCCACGTGGATGAGATCTGGATTTCCGAATCCATGCTGGATGAGGCAAAAAAGAACCCGGATATCGAGATCCTCGAGGACCCGAAAGAGATGGAGTTCGATGCTGAAGGGAATCTTCTGTAA
- a CDS encoding aldehyde ferredoxin oxidoreductase family protein, translating into MKGFFNRILRIDATDHSFTYEDISDDILKTTLGGKGLGTHLLTEENPPGVDPFSPENRLIICVGPITGTRIWSQSRYAVFSKSPATGGFCESYCGGELAPKIKGCGVDAIIIQGKSSSRVYLSIDEEGVEFHDAGEITGAECYDAERYILSRAGKGAGAMVIGPAGENLVAQAAIKSDLWRSAGRGGLGAVMGSKEIKGISFKGTKKAEIADPEKLTELVKKIATTWKDSPVTKKYQTYGTPSQVAVTNGAGCFPTRYWQSGVSEHWQNLSADYMHEHFEVSRHGCPSCFLQCTKHAKVKSGRHAGLEIDGPEYETIYALGGLNCLDSLEEVAWLNDICDRLGLDTMSAGNLSALAVEAYKCGKTDFAIDYNQPDRMAEFFRLLANAEGVGAIFAKGIKTAAAELDLEDIAIHVKGLEPAGFDPRVLKGMGLSYATSPRGACHLRGTFYKAELTGEVDPEEISGKARYHIDYEDRAALFDSMILCRFFRDFYLWDELSEMIEATTGMKMDKEELELLANQITQKTRAFNRREGIGPEQDTLPKRLLKEATKEGAVLTEADLQIMIREYNNIRKERDEKAHVIS; encoded by the coding sequence GTGAAAGGTTTTTTCAACCGAATACTCAGAATCGATGCAACAGATCACAGTTTTACATATGAGGACATTTCCGACGATATTCTCAAAACAACCCTTGGGGGAAAGGGCCTGGGGACCCATCTGCTGACGGAGGAGAACCCTCCCGGCGTCGATCCCTTTTCTCCGGAAAATCGCCTGATTATCTGTGTCGGTCCTATAACCGGCACCCGTATATGGAGCCAGTCCCGGTATGCCGTCTTTTCCAAAAGTCCTGCTACAGGAGGTTTCTGCGAATCCTACTGCGGAGGAGAACTTGCCCCAAAAATCAAGGGCTGCGGAGTGGATGCAATCATCATACAGGGGAAAAGCAGCTCCCGGGTATACCTCAGCATAGACGAGGAGGGGGTCGAGTTCCACGACGCCGGGGAAATCACGGGTGCAGAATGCTATGACGCTGAACGCTACATCCTCTCCAGAGCCGGCAAGGGTGCCGGAGCGATGGTTATAGGTCCCGCAGGGGAGAACCTGGTGGCCCAGGCGGCCATAAAATCCGATCTGTGGCGGAGTGCCGGGCGCGGCGGGCTGGGAGCAGTAATGGGATCCAAGGAAATAAAGGGGATTTCCTTCAAAGGGACAAAAAAGGCTGAAATAGCTGATCCTGAGAAACTGACGGAGCTGGTCAAGAAGATCGCCACAACCTGGAAAGACTCTCCGGTAACAAAGAAATACCAGACCTACGGTACCCCCTCCCAGGTGGCGGTAACCAACGGCGCAGGCTGCTTTCCAACCCGCTACTGGCAGAGCGGGGTATCGGAACACTGGCAGAACCTGAGTGCCGACTATATGCATGAGCATTTCGAGGTGTCCAGGCACGGATGTCCTTCCTGCTTTCTGCAGTGCACCAAGCACGCAAAAGTAAAGTCCGGAAGGCACGCGGGGCTCGAGATCGACGGCCCGGAGTACGAAACCATCTATGCCCTGGGGGGACTGAACTGTCTTGATTCCCTGGAAGAGGTCGCCTGGCTCAACGACATCTGCGACCGCCTGGGGCTGGACACCATGAGTGCAGGAAATCTCTCTGCCCTGGCGGTGGAAGCCTACAAATGCGGTAAAACCGATTTCGCCATCGATTACAACCAGCCCGACCGGATGGCGGAGTTTTTCAGGCTCCTTGCCAATGCGGAAGGTGTGGGTGCCATCTTTGCGAAGGGTATAAAAACCGCCGCCGCGGAACTTGACCTTGAGGATATCGCAATTCATGTAAAGGGCCTCGAGCCGGCAGGATTCGATCCCCGGGTTCTCAAAGGCATGGGGCTCTCCTATGCCACGTCTCCCCGGGGCGCCTGTCACCTTCGGGGGACCTTTTACAAGGCGGAACTTACCGGCGAGGTCGACCCCGAGGAGATCTCCGGCAAGGCGCGCTATCACATTGACTACGAAGACCGGGCGGCCCTTTTTGATTCAATGATTCTCTGCCGCTTTTTCCGGGATTTTTATCTCTGGGATGAACTTTCCGAGATGATTGAAGCCACAACAGGCATGAAGATGGACAAGGAAGAACTGGAGCTTCTTGCCAACCAGATTACCCAGAAGACCAGGGCTTTTAACCGAAGGGAGGGGATAGGCCCGGAACAGGACACCCTGCCGAAGAGACTGCTCAAGGAAGCTACAAAAGAGGGGGCCGTACTCACCGAAGCGGACCTTCAGATAATGATACGGGAATACAATAATATAAGGAAAGAACGGGATGAAAAAGCACACGTTATCAGTTGA